The Collimonas sp. PA-H2 genome contains a region encoding:
- the glnL gene encoding nitrogen regulation protein NR(II) yields the protein MPIKTAERNVLASLDLLASAVLVLDPHARLVFANAAAENMLESSCRLLKQQTLSDLFLNPEQLLAIFRQALEHQFDDSRQDLILERVGREPLWVDTIVTALDNPEMPVLIELRENVQQLKLEREERLIDQSQVNKELVRNLAHEIKNPLGGIRGAAQLLELELPERHVKELREYTQVIIKEADRLQTLVDRLLAPHRLAQIVGDVDIHEVCERVRSLIVAEFPSGLAIKRDYDLSIPEFRGDKEQLIQAILNIAHNAAQALSERIKAGDAELIFQSRVVRQVTLAKVRYRLALDLHIIDNGPGIPAEIQERIFYPLVSGRDGGSGLGLTLAQTFVQQHMGVIECESRPGCTDFRILIPLP from the coding sequence ATGCCAATAAAAACCGCCGAACGTAACGTGCTCGCCAGCCTGGATCTGTTGGCTTCGGCCGTGCTGGTGCTGGATCCGCATGCGCGCTTGGTGTTTGCCAACGCCGCCGCGGAAAACATGCTGGAGAGTTCCTGCCGCTTGCTGAAGCAGCAAACCTTGTCTGACCTGTTCCTTAATCCCGAGCAGCTGCTGGCGATTTTCCGGCAGGCGCTGGAACACCAGTTCGATGATTCGCGCCAGGACCTGATCCTGGAGCGGGTGGGGCGCGAACCGCTGTGGGTCGACACGATCGTCACTGCGCTCGACAATCCCGAGATGCCGGTGCTGATCGAGCTGCGCGAGAACGTGCAGCAGCTCAAGCTGGAGCGCGAAGAGCGCCTGATCGACCAGAGCCAGGTCAACAAGGAGCTGGTGCGCAACCTGGCGCATGAAATCAAGAATCCGCTGGGCGGCATCCGCGGCGCGGCGCAGCTGCTGGAGCTGGAGTTGCCGGAGCGTCACGTCAAGGAGCTGCGCGAGTACACCCAGGTCATCATCAAGGAAGCGGACCGCCTGCAGACCCTGGTGGACCGCCTGCTGGCGCCGCACCGGCTGGCGCAGATCGTCGGCGATGTCGACATCCATGAAGTGTGCGAACGGGTGCGCAGCCTGATCGTCGCCGAGTTTCCCAGCGGGCTTGCCATCAAGCGCGATTACGACCTGTCGATCCCGGAGTTTCGCGGCGACAAGGAACAGCTGATACAAGCCATCCTGAATATCGCCCACAACGCCGCGCAAGCCTTGAGCGAACGCATCAAGGCCGGCGACGCCGAGCTGATTTTCCAGAGCCGGGTAGTGCGCCAGGTGACGCTGGCCAAGGTGCGTTACCGGCTGGCACTAGACTTGCATATCATCGACAATGGACCCGGCATTCCGGCCGAGATCCAGGAACGCATTTTCTATCCGCTGGTATCGGGACGCGACGGCGGCAGCGGCTTGGGCTTGACGCTGGCGCAGACCTTTGTGCAGCAGCACATGGGCGTTATCGAATGCGAAAGTCGGCCGGGATGCACGGATTTCAGAATTCTTATACCACTGCCTTGA
- a CDS encoding helix-turn-helix domain-containing protein encodes MTLTAETLFISLQQMSSHEREKFFSLIARRAFSSGDNLSHAELFGHLQGSEFTVDEAAEYLGVSIATFRRYCKQGKVAASSIVGTSHLYPLAALRELKRALRIVK; translated from the coding sequence ATGACACTGACAGCTGAAACACTTTTCATCAGCTTGCAGCAAATGTCCTCGCATGAACGGGAAAAATTCTTCTCGCTGATTGCCAGACGAGCCTTCTCCAGCGGAGACAATCTCAGCCATGCCGAACTGTTCGGGCACTTGCAGGGGAGCGAATTCACAGTGGATGAGGCCGCGGAATATCTAGGCGTATCTATCGCGACATTTCGCCGCTACTGCAAACAAGGAAAAGTCGCCGCTTCATCCATCGTTGGCACATCGCATCTTTATCCTCTTGCAGCGCTACGGGAGCTGAAACGCGCACTGCGTATAGTGAAATAA
- a CDS encoding bifunctional 2-methylcitrate dehydratase/aconitate hydratase, protein MSAPISNVRPKYDKVLVDIVDYVSKYKITSKVAYDTARNCLIDTLGCGLEALEYPACKKLMGPIIPGTVVPNGAKVPGTQFQLDPIQAAFNIGAMIRWLDFNDTWLAAEWGHPSDNLGGILATADWLSRNAIAAGKKPLTMKDVLTAMIKAHEIQGCIALENSFNKVGLDHVVLVKVASTAVVAEMLGLTREEILNAVSLAWVDGQPLRTYRHAPNTGSRKSWAAGDATSRAVRLALIAKSGEMGYPSVLSVKTWGFYDVLFKGQPFKFQRKYASYVMENVLFKISYPAEFHAQTAVEAAMILHAELAKAGLSVDDIKKITIRTHEACIRIIDKKGPLDNPADRDHCIQYMVALPLIFGRLTAADYEDKIAADKRIDVLRDKIVCVEDQVFTKDYHDPKKRSIANALTVEFKGGKKLKEVVVEYPIGHARRRKEGIPLLEAKFKINLARQLSLKQQQKILDVSLDQKKLEDMAVNEYVDLYVI, encoded by the coding sequence ATGTCGGCTCCCATCTCCAACGTCCGCCCGAAATACGACAAGGTGCTGGTCGACATCGTCGACTACGTGAGCAAATACAAGATCACTTCCAAAGTGGCGTACGACACCGCGCGCAACTGTCTGATCGATACCCTTGGCTGTGGCCTGGAAGCCTTGGAATATCCCGCTTGCAAAAAGCTGATGGGCCCGATCATCCCCGGCACCGTGGTGCCTAACGGCGCCAAAGTGCCAGGCACGCAGTTCCAGCTCGATCCGATCCAGGCTGCCTTCAATATCGGCGCAATGATCCGCTGGCTAGACTTCAACGACACCTGGCTGGCAGCCGAATGGGGGCATCCGTCGGATAATCTGGGCGGCATCCTGGCGACTGCCGACTGGCTGTCGCGCAACGCCATCGCCGCCGGCAAGAAGCCGCTGACGATGAAAGACGTGCTGACCGCGATGATCAAGGCGCACGAAATCCAGGGCTGTATCGCCCTGGAAAATTCCTTCAACAAGGTCGGCCTCGACCACGTGGTGCTGGTCAAGGTCGCCTCGACTGCGGTGGTGGCCGAAATGCTGGGTCTGACCCGCGAAGAAATCCTCAATGCGGTATCGCTGGCCTGGGTCGACGGCCAGCCGCTGCGCACCTACCGCCACGCGCCGAATACCGGTTCGCGCAAATCCTGGGCGGCCGGCGATGCGACTTCGCGCGCAGTGCGCCTGGCGCTGATCGCCAAGAGCGGCGAAATGGGTTATCCATCGGTGCTGAGCGTCAAGACCTGGGGCTTCTACGATGTTCTGTTCAAAGGCCAGCCATTCAAGTTCCAGCGCAAATATGCATCGTATGTGATGGAAAACGTGCTGTTCAAGATTTCCTACCCGGCCGAATTCCATGCGCAAACCGCGGTGGAGGCGGCCATGATCCTGCACGCGGAGCTGGCCAAGGCCGGCCTGTCGGTGGACGACATCAAGAAGATCACCATCCGCACCCACGAAGCCTGCATCCGTATCATCGACAAGAAGGGACCGCTCGACAATCCGGCCGACCGCGATCACTGCATCCAGTACATGGTGGCGCTGCCGCTGATTTTTGGCCGCTTGACTGCCGCCGATTATGAAGACAAGATCGCCGCCGACAAACGTATCGACGTCTTGCGCGACAAGATCGTCTGCGTTGAAGACCAGGTTTTCACCAAGGATTACCACGATCCGAAGAAGCGTTCTATCGCCAACGCGCTGACAGTGGAATTCAAGGGTGGCAAGAAGCTGAAGGAAGTGGTGGTCGAATATCCGATCGGCCACGCACGCCGCCGCAAGGAGGGTATCCCGCTGCTGGAAGCCAAGTTCAAGATCAACCTGGCGCGCCAGTTGTCGCTCAAGCAGCAACAAAAGATCCTGGACGTCTCGCTGGATCAGAAAAAACTGGAAGACATGGCGGTCAATGAATATGTCGACTTGTATGTGATCTGA
- the ntrC gene encoding nitrogen regulation protein NR(I) yields the protein MKPIWIVDDDESIRWVLEKALARENLTTKSFSNARDAIEALQTNTPQVLVSDIRMPGASGLELLQTIKAKFPGVPVIIITAFSDLDSAVAAFQGGAFEYLAKPFDVDKAVELIRRALEESLREANVEQASAETPEILGQAPAMQDVFRAIGRLSQSNVTVLITGESGTGKELVARALHKHSPRASQPFIALNTAAIPKDLLESELFGHERGAFTGAQASRRGRFEQAEGGTLFLDEIGDMPFDLQTRLLRVLSDGHFYRVGGHQSLKANVRVIAATHQNLETRVREGLFREDLYHRLNVIRLRLPSLRERREDIPILTRYFLSQSAKQLGVESKRVSDNAMRFMSGLELPGNVRQLENLCNWITVMAPGQTVEIKDLPQDLVSGREQGTQLESPANRPVAFDPHLSVSTAGSGVAQYAEPAPAMVAAPGAGEKQSWIALLETEAASMLSNGDADVMDVLGRQFESALIKIALRHTHGRKNDAAVRLGIGRNTITRKIQELGIAGAKDD from the coding sequence ATGAAACCAATCTGGATTGTTGACGACGACGAATCGATACGATGGGTGCTGGAAAAAGCGCTGGCCCGCGAGAATCTGACGACCAAGAGTTTTTCCAATGCGCGCGACGCCATTGAAGCGCTGCAAACCAATACGCCGCAAGTGCTGGTGTCCGATATCCGCATGCCGGGCGCCTCCGGCCTTGAATTGCTGCAAACCATCAAAGCCAAGTTTCCCGGCGTGCCGGTCATCATCATCACCGCATTTTCCGATCTCGATTCCGCAGTAGCGGCATTCCAGGGCGGCGCCTTTGAATACCTGGCCAAGCCGTTCGACGTCGACAAGGCAGTCGAGCTGATCCGCCGTGCGCTTGAGGAGAGCCTGCGCGAAGCGAATGTCGAACAGGCCTCGGCCGAGACGCCGGAAATCCTCGGCCAGGCGCCGGCCATGCAAGACGTGTTCCGCGCCATCGGCCGCTTGTCGCAATCGAATGTGACGGTGCTGATCACCGGCGAATCAGGCACCGGCAAGGAGCTGGTGGCGCGCGCACTGCACAAGCATAGCCCGCGTGCCTCGCAGCCGTTCATTGCGCTCAACACCGCGGCGATTCCAAAAGATTTGCTGGAGTCGGAATTGTTCGGCCATGAGCGTGGCGCATTCACCGGCGCCCAGGCTTCGCGCCGCGGACGCTTTGAACAGGCTGAAGGCGGCACCTTGTTCCTCGATGAAATCGGCGACATGCCTTTCGATCTGCAGACGCGCTTGCTGCGGGTGCTGTCCGACGGCCATTTCTACCGTGTGGGCGGCCATCAATCGCTGAAAGCCAATGTCCGCGTCATCGCCGCCACTCACCAGAACCTGGAAACCCGGGTGCGCGAAGGCTTGTTCCGCGAAGACTTGTACCACCGCTTGAACGTGATCCGCCTGCGCCTGCCGAGCTTGCGCGAGCGGCGCGAAGACATCCCTATCCTGACCCGCTATTTCCTCAGCCAGAGCGCCAAGCAGCTGGGCGTGGAAAGCAAGCGCGTCTCGGACAATGCCATGCGTTTCATGAGCGGCCTGGAATTGCCGGGCAATGTACGCCAGCTGGAAAACCTGTGCAACTGGATCACCGTCATGGCGCCCGGCCAGACGGTGGAGATCAAGGACTTGCCGCAGGACCTGGTGAGCGGTCGCGAACAGGGCACGCAGCTGGAAAGCCCGGCTAACCGGCCGGTAGCGTTTGATCCGCATCTGTCGGTCTCGACTGCCGGTAGCGGCGTTGCACAATATGCCGAGCCGGCGCCAGCCATGGTTGCGGCGCCAGGCGCCGGCGAGAAGCAGAGCTGGATCGCCTTGCTGGAAACGGAAGCCGCTAGCATGCTCAGCAATGGCGATGCCGACGTGATGGATGTGTTGGGCCGGCAGTTCGAATCGGCCCTGATCAAGATCGCCTTGCGCCATACGCATGGCCGCAAGAACGATGCCGCGGTGCGCCTGGGCATAGGCCGCAATACCATCACGCGCAAGATCCAGGAGCTGGGGATCGCCGGCGCCAAGGACGATTGA
- a CDS encoding arsinothricin resistance N-acetyltransferase ArsN1 family B, with protein MTHIIRPATIADAAAICHIYNPYILDTVISFETEPVTAEQMSQRILDITANLPWLVCVEGDQVLGYAYATKWRARAAYQHAVESSVYLSPLAAGKGLGSALYRALIAELEKLPVHTVIGGIALPNAASVGLHEKMGYVKVAHFAQVGKKFDRWIDVGYWQRVLR; from the coding sequence ATGACTCACATCATACGCCCGGCCACCATCGCCGATGCAGCAGCTATCTGCCATATCTACAATCCCTACATCCTCGATACCGTCATCAGCTTTGAAACCGAGCCGGTGACGGCCGAGCAGATGAGCCAGCGCATCCTCGACATCACAGCCAACCTGCCCTGGCTGGTGTGCGTCGAAGGCGACCAGGTCCTGGGCTACGCCTACGCCACCAAATGGCGCGCGCGCGCAGCTTACCAGCACGCGGTGGAAAGCTCGGTGTACCTGTCGCCGCTGGCCGCCGGCAAGGGGCTGGGCAGCGCGTTGTACCGTGCACTGATCGCGGAACTGGAAAAATTGCCGGTGCATACGGTGATCGGCGGCATCGCCTTGCCTAACGCCGCCAGCGTCGGCCTGCATGAAAAGATGGGCTACGTCAAAGTCGCGCATTTTGCCCAGGTCGGCAAGAAATTCGACCGCTGGATCGATGTCGGCTATTGGCAACGGGTATTGCGATGA
- the glnA gene encoding type I glutamate--ammonia ligase → MAMTAAEVLKMAKDNEVKFVDFRFADTKGKEQHVTVPVSHFDIDKFESGHAFDGSSIAGWKGIEASDMLLMPDPNTANIDPFMEETTLFMQCDVIEPSDGKGYDRDPRSIAKRAEAYLKSSGLGDTAYFGPEPEFFIFDDVRWGADMSGCFVKIGSEEASWSTGAKLEGGNTGHRPTVKGGYFPVPPVDSFQDMRSEMCLILESLGIPVEVHHHEVAGAGQNEIGTKFSTLVERADWTQNLKYVVWNVAHTYGKTATFMPKPIVGDNGSGMHVHQSVWKDGKNLFAGDGYAGLSEFALFYIGGIIKHAKALNAITNPGTNSYKRLVPGYEAPVKLAYSARNRSASIRIPHVANPKGRRIETRFPDPLANPYLCFAALLMAGLDGVQNKIHPGEAASKDLYHLPPEEDKLIPTVCASLEEALEALDKDREFLTRGGVFSDSMIDAYLDLKMQEVQRYRMTTHPIEFDMYYSV, encoded by the coding sequence ATGGCAATGACGGCCGCAGAAGTCTTGAAAATGGCAAAAGACAACGAAGTCAAATTCGTTGATTTTCGCTTCGCTGACACCAAAGGCAAGGAACAGCACGTAACTGTCCCGGTCTCTCATTTCGATATCGACAAATTCGAATCGGGTCATGCATTCGACGGTTCTTCTATTGCTGGCTGGAAGGGTATTGAAGCTTCCGACATGTTGCTGATGCCGGATCCTAATACAGCGAACATCGATCCGTTCATGGAAGAAACCACATTGTTCATGCAATGTGACGTCATCGAGCCATCCGACGGCAAGGGCTACGACCGCGACCCGCGTTCGATCGCCAAGCGCGCCGAAGCCTACCTGAAATCGTCCGGCCTGGGCGACACCGCCTACTTCGGTCCAGAACCAGAATTCTTCATTTTCGACGACGTCCGCTGGGGCGCCGACATGTCGGGCTGCTTCGTCAAGATCGGTTCCGAAGAAGCATCGTGGAGCACCGGCGCCAAGCTCGAAGGCGGCAACACCGGCCATCGTCCAACCGTCAAGGGCGGTTATTTCCCAGTACCACCGGTCGACAGTTTCCAGGACATGCGTTCGGAAATGTGCCTGATCCTGGAATCGCTGGGCATCCCGGTTGAAGTGCATCACCACGAAGTGGCCGGCGCTGGCCAGAACGAAATCGGCACCAAGTTCTCGACCCTGGTTGAGCGCGCTGACTGGACCCAGAACCTGAAATACGTAGTCTGGAACGTGGCCCACACCTACGGCAAGACAGCGACTTTCATGCCTAAGCCTATCGTTGGCGACAACGGTTCCGGCATGCACGTGCACCAATCGGTATGGAAAGACGGCAAGAACCTGTTCGCTGGCGACGGCTATGCCGGCCTGTCCGAATTCGCGCTGTTCTACATCGGCGGCATCATCAAGCACGCCAAGGCGCTGAACGCGATCACCAACCCAGGCACCAACTCGTACAAGCGCCTGGTGCCAGGCTATGAAGCACCGGTCAAGCTGGCTTACTCGGCACGTAACCGTTCGGCTTCGATCCGTATCCCGCATGTGGCGAATCCAAAGGGCCGCCGCATCGAAACCCGTTTCCCGGATCCGCTGGCTAACCCGTACCTGTGCTTTGCAGCCTTGCTGATGGCAGGTCTGGACGGCGTGCAGAACAAGATCCATCCAGGCGAAGCAGCATCGAAGGACTTGTACCATCTGCCGCCGGAAGAAGACAAACTGATCCCTACCGTTTGCGCTTCGCTGGAAGAAGCACTGGAAGCGCTGGACAAGGATCGCGAGTTCCTGACCCGCGGCGGCGTATTCAGCGACAGCATGATCGATGCTTACCTGGATCTGAAGATGCAAGAAGTTCAACGCTACCGCATGACGACTCACCCGATCGAATTTGACATGTACTATTCGGTATAA
- a CDS encoding type II toxin-antitoxin system RelE/ParE family toxin: MPYLPNYKKPFSAFVKKQHKPFQAVIEDETLRVCAKPDIGEAKSSDLTGIYVHKFKHKTQEYLMAYHVPAQKMGNKAEHRSPDFLFIDFYKLGTHENFYDDLKAYLRANGWYK; encoded by the coding sequence ATGCCCTATCTGCCGAACTACAAGAAACCCTTTTCCGCCTTTGTGAAGAAACAGCACAAGCCTTTCCAGGCTGTGATTGAAGATGAAACGCTACGGGTGTGCGCGAAGCCGGACATTGGCGAAGCCAAGAGCAGCGACTTGACGGGGATTTATGTCCATAAATTCAAACACAAGACGCAGGAGTATCTAATGGCCTATCACGTTCCGGCTCAAAAAATGGGGAACAAGGCTGAACACCGGTCCCCTGATTTTCTATTCATCGATTTTTACAAGCTGGGCACGCACGAAAATTTCTACGATGATCTCAAAGCTTATTTAAGAGCGAACGGATGGTACAAATGA
- a CDS encoding triacylglycerol lipase gives MSDQAAGKVHAILVHGMGRTPVSMLLLSRRLRAAGITTHLFAYSAAFERWQPCLQRLRKFIVSRAGDERFIMVGHSLGCVLTRGVLPQLDHAPEMAFLLAPPTRASSYAIKLSRWRLFRLITGEMGQLLASQDFMDSLPVPSIPLHVYAGIKGPRGSWTPFGDEPNDGILSVGEVQLGTLPLHLLPTIHTVIMNSRQVARDIVATVKSS, from the coding sequence ATGAGCGATCAAGCCGCCGGCAAAGTACACGCGATCCTGGTGCATGGCATGGGCCGCACGCCGGTCTCCATGCTGCTGCTCTCCAGGCGCTTGCGGGCGGCCGGCATCACTACCCATCTGTTCGCTTATTCAGCCGCCTTCGAGCGCTGGCAGCCTTGCCTGCAGCGCCTGCGCAAATTTATTGTGAGCCGTGCCGGCGATGAACGTTTCATCATGGTCGGCCACTCGCTGGGCTGTGTGCTGACGCGCGGCGTATTGCCGCAGCTGGATCACGCGCCGGAAATGGCCTTCCTGTTAGCGCCGCCGACCCGCGCCTCCAGCTATGCGATCAAGTTGTCGCGCTGGCGCCTGTTCCGTTTGATTACCGGTGAGATGGGGCAGCTGCTAGCCAGCCAGGATTTCATGGACAGCCTGCCGGTGCCATCTATTCCGCTGCACGTGTATGCCGGCATCAAAGGACCGCGCGGCAGCTGGACGCCGTTCGGCGACGAGCCCAACGACGGCATCCTGTCGGTCGGCGAAGTGCAGCTGGGAACGCTGCCGCTGCATCTGCTGCCGACCATACACACCGTCATCATGAATTCACGCCAGGTGGCCCGCGATATCGTGGCCACCGTCAAGTCTTCGTAA
- a CDS encoding RluA family pseudouridine synthase: MKRETAPPLPIVDGVAPSYLWLPVETWPNLLAFLEQRFPAISAATWIERMARGEVVDGKGARQAPDSPYRRGTCIFYYRELEAETPIPFEATILYQDERILVADKPHFLPVIPTGRFLHETLLVRLKKKTGLAQLTPIHRLDRETAGVVIFSHDVASRGAYQSLFQQRLVDKTYEALAPTRPELALPLVYRSRMVDGTPFFRMQEEAGEANSETRIELIEERQGCSLYRLQPLTGKKHQLRVHLAALGIPIINDSFYPDVYPCKGDDWSAPLKLLAREIAFIDPVDGRRRHFASQRQL; the protein is encoded by the coding sequence ATGAAACGGGAGACAGCGCCGCCGCTGCCGATTGTCGACGGCGTGGCGCCCAGCTATCTGTGGCTGCCGGTGGAAACCTGGCCGAACCTGCTGGCGTTCCTGGAGCAGCGCTTTCCTGCGATTTCCGCTGCGACCTGGATAGAGCGTATGGCGCGCGGCGAAGTGGTCGACGGCAAGGGCGCGCGGCAGGCGCCGGACAGCCCGTACCGCCGCGGTACCTGTATTTTTTACTATCGCGAGCTGGAAGCCGAGACACCGATTCCATTTGAAGCAACCATCTTGTATCAGGACGAGCGGATACTGGTGGCCGACAAGCCGCATTTCCTGCCGGTGATCCCGACCGGGCGCTTCCTGCATGAGACCTTGCTGGTGCGCCTGAAAAAGAAGACCGGCCTGGCGCAGCTGACGCCGATCCACCGGCTCGACCGCGAAACCGCTGGCGTGGTGATCTTTTCCCATGACGTCGCCAGCCGCGGCGCCTACCAGTCGCTGTTTCAGCAGCGGCTGGTCGACAAGACCTATGAAGCGCTGGCACCGACCCGGCCGGAGCTGGCATTGCCGCTGGTGTATCGTAGCCGCATGGTGGACGGCACGCCTTTTTTCCGCATGCAGGAAGAGGCCGGCGAGGCCAATTCGGAAACCCGCATCGAGCTGATCGAAGAACGGCAAGGCTGCAGCCTGTACCGTCTGCAGCCGCTGACCGGCAAGAAGCACCAACTGCGTGTACATTTGGCGGCATTGGGGATACCGATTATCAACGATAGCTTTTATCCGGATGTCTATCCCTGCAAGGGCGACGACTGGTCGGCACCGCTGAAACTGCTGGCACGGGAGATTGCTTTCATCGATCCCGTGGACGGCCGCCGGCGCCATTTTGCCAGCCAGCGCCAGCTTTGA
- a CDS encoding propionate--CoA ligase, with protein MSFATFYQRSIDEPSAFWTEQARRIDWHHPFSQVLDDSRPPFARWFVGGTTNLCHNAVDRWVATRGEQPALIAISTETNTEKTYSFRELHAEVNRTAAIMQSLGVGRGDRVLLYMPMIAEATFAMLACARIGAIHSVVFGGFASHSLASRIDDATPKLIVSADAGSRAGKILPYKGLLDEAIKLARHKPEHVLLVDRGLAAMDTVAGRDVNYAEQCQLHMDAKVPVTWLESNEASYILYTSGTTGKPKGVQRDVGGYAVALATSMDAIFCSKGGGTFFCTSDIGWVVGHSYIVYGPLIAGMATILYEGLPIRPDAGIWWSIVEKYKVTRMFSAPTAIRVLKKQPPELMQKYDLSSLQALYLAGEPLDASTSSWISSALGVPVIDNYWQTESGWPIMTIAKNIENKASKLGSPGLPMYGYKVRLLNESTGALCGANEKGVVVIEWPLPPGCLQTIYGDDQRCVATYWTTQMPDSGRPAYSTFDWGIRDEDGYYFILGRTDDVINVAGHRLGTREIEESISSHPNVSEVAVVGVEDKLKGQVAVAFVIPKVAESSAEGRGRLEAEIMRVVDQRLGSVGRPARVYVVGLLPKTRSGKLLRRSIQALCEGRDPGDLTTIEDPASLQQIKEALLG; from the coding sequence ATGAGTTTCGCCACCTTTTACCAGCGCTCGATCGATGAACCGTCAGCGTTCTGGACCGAGCAGGCGCGCCGGATCGACTGGCACCATCCATTCTCGCAAGTGCTCGACGACAGCCGGCCGCCGTTTGCCAGATGGTTTGTCGGCGGCACCACCAACCTGTGCCATAACGCGGTCGACCGCTGGGTAGCGACGCGCGGCGAACAGCCGGCGCTGATAGCAATTTCGACTGAAACCAATACAGAGAAGACATACTCCTTCCGCGAACTGCATGCGGAAGTCAACCGTACCGCGGCCATCATGCAGTCGCTCGGCGTCGGCCGCGGCGACCGCGTGCTGCTCTACATGCCGATGATCGCCGAGGCAACCTTCGCCATGCTGGCTTGCGCCCGCATCGGCGCCATCCATTCGGTGGTGTTCGGCGGCTTTGCCTCGCACAGCCTGGCGAGCCGCATCGACGACGCCACGCCGAAGCTGATCGTTTCCGCCGACGCCGGCTCGCGCGCCGGCAAGATATTGCCCTACAAGGGCTTGCTGGACGAGGCGATCAAGCTGGCGCGGCACAAGCCGGAGCACGTCCTGCTGGTCGACCGCGGCCTGGCTGCGATGGATACGGTTGCCGGCCGCGATGTCAATTATGCCGAGCAGTGCCAGCTGCACATGGACGCCAAGGTGCCGGTGACCTGGCTGGAATCCAACGAGGCTTCCTATATCTTGTACACCTCCGGCACCACCGGCAAGCCCAAGGGCGTGCAGCGCGATGTCGGCGGTTATGCGGTGGCGCTGGCGACTTCGATGGACGCCATCTTTTGCAGCAAGGGCGGCGGCACGTTTTTCTGCACCTCCGACATCGGCTGGGTGGTCGGCCATTCCTACATCGTTTACGGCCCCTTGATTGCAGGCATGGCGACGATTTTGTACGAGGGTTTGCCGATCCGGCCCGACGCTGGCATCTGGTGGAGCATCGTTGAGAAATACAAGGTCACGCGCATGTTCTCGGCGCCGACGGCGATCCGGGTATTGAAAAAGCAGCCGCCCGAGCTGATGCAAAAATACGACCTGTCGTCCTTGCAGGCGCTCTATCTGGCCGGCGAGCCGCTGGATGCAAGCACCTCCAGCTGGATCTCCAGCGCGCTGGGCGTGCCGGTGATCGATAACTACTGGCAGACCGAGTCCGGCTGGCCGATCATGACTATCGCCAAGAATATCGAAAACAAGGCGAGCAAGCTGGGCAGTCCCGGCCTGCCTATGTATGGCTACAAGGTGCGGCTGCTGAATGAATCCACCGGCGCGCTGTGCGGCGCCAACGAGAAGGGCGTGGTGGTGATCGAATGGCCGCTGCCGCCGGGCTGCCTGCAAACCATCTACGGCGACGACCAGCGCTGCGTCGCCACCTATTGGACAACGCAAATGCCCGACAGCGGCCGCCCGGCCTACTCGACCTTCGACTGGGGTATACGCGACGAGGATGGCTATTACTTCATTCTCGGCCGCACCGACGACGTCATCAATGTCGCCGGCCACCGGCTCGGCACGCGCGAAATTGAAGAGAGCATTTCCAGCCATCCGAATGTGTCCGAGGTGGCGGTGGTCGGCGTCGAGGACAAGCTGAAGGGCCAGGTGGCTGTGGCTTTCGTGATTCCCAAGGTGGCCGAAAGCAGCGCTGAAGGACGGGGCCGGCTGGAGGCGGAGATCATGCGCGTGGTGGACCAGCGGCTTGGCAGCGTAGGCCGGCCGGCACGTGTCTACGTGGTCGGCCTGTTGCCGAAAACCCGCTCCGGCAAGCTGTTGCGCCGTTCCATACAGGCGCTCTGCGAAGGGCGCGATCCCGGCGACCTGACCACGATCGAGGATCCCGCTTCGTTACAGCAGATCAAGGAAGCCTTGCTTGGCTGA
- a CDS encoding DUF3450 domain-containing protein: MKRLMLRFSPGFLLLAAVSMLGSVAHAQSEVFLCVDQNGVKEYKNTGDTKGCKRVSLPPLTVTSSGGGSKPAPREGTASKPAASTPTDFPKVDNGTQKARDNDRRQILQDELRSEQQRLENLKKDYNDGTPERQGNEKNYAKYQDRVASMKEDISRSEKNIDALNRELTNLK; the protein is encoded by the coding sequence ATGAAGCGTCTCATGTTGCGTTTTTCCCCGGGATTCCTGCTGCTGGCAGCCGTCAGCATGCTTGGCAGTGTCGCTCATGCCCAAAGCGAAGTGTTTCTGTGCGTAGACCAGAACGGCGTCAAGGAGTACAAGAATACCGGCGACACCAAGGGCTGCAAGCGCGTCAGCCTGCCGCCGCTGACGGTGACTTCGTCTGGCGGCGGCAGCAAGCCGGCGCCGCGCGAAGGCACCGCCAGCAAGCCGGCGGCATCGACTCCGACCGATTTCCCGAAAGTGGACAACGGCACACAAAAGGCGCGCGACAACGATCGCCGCCAGATCTTGCAGGATGAGTTGAGGAGTGAGCAACAGCGCCTGGAAAATCTCAAGAAAGACTACAACGACGGCACGCCTGAGCGCCAGGGCAACGAGAAGAACTACGCCAAGTACCAGGACCGCGTGGCTTCGATGAAGGAAGATATCTCGCGCAGCGAGAAAAACATCGACGCGCTCAACCGGGAACTGACGAATCTCAAGTAA